The Procambarus clarkii isolate CNS0578487 chromosome 18, FALCON_Pclarkii_2.0, whole genome shotgun sequence genome segment ctgcaggaatatccctgcaggaatatccctgcaaaaaaaaaaaaatccacagacccattcataaatttttacatgctgtttattcaaaacaggaatattctcaactataaattaatattataatatattatcatattgtgcatatataggcataggttaggttagatattttaggttctgttggcgattatttgtatttgtagtactttggtgaagcatttacagcgttgtggttcgaacagaagccgccagcaaagcacttgttcgaaaaatgttcgaacgtcatcagttgtgagtcgcgtgtaaaccatttttcattcataaacaaaggAGTTTGGCGGATGGATCAACatgcatttggcctttgtttatgaggacggactgtgtgtgtgtatacagagtGACGCAGCATATCGCGCGTCCGAACGCTAGACTTCTGTCGACAGTAGAAACAGCATAGTCTAACCAACCCAAACCTAATCCACTCTATCCTCAAGTAACCAAACATAGCGCCGAAGAACACATTGGCCTGGGAATACACGCGAACCTCATAAAGTAGCGTCGAATGTCAAGATAACCCAGGCCCCACACACCACAATAACACGAGTGTTCTCTATTGGCGCCAAGTTTGGATTCACAGGGATAGAGGAAGGGGTGGTGGGGTCATGGGACGGGTGGGGGACCATAGTGGTTTGGGGGCCATGGAGGGGGAGCACGAATGGTGACGGAAAAGGCTCGCATCGTGTAATTAACATTCGTGTCTATATTGGTTTCATAAATCAGCTCCTTGCCCCTTTTCCAAGTCAAATGGTTATGTCCTGGACCAGagaatttctaaattctcataaagCATGACGAGTTTTCCAGGAATTAGAGTCTGTCGACATCGACGCACACATGTCAGGGTTTTAGACATTACATGAATAACAAAAATGTATCACAACATATCCTCTTAATATGAAGATAATGGGCAGTGACGAGAGGGCAAGAGAAAGGCGGGCAAAAACTACTTTAACTCTTCCCAGGCCTGTTACAGCTCTTATATGGGCAAAATTAGTTCTTGGATTAGCTGTATTTAGCATAGGATTGCATATAttaggtctaggttaggttaTACTATTACTTATACTTTATTTTTTGATCATATTCGCTCACTGACATTCTGTGCACTATCATTTATTCGcgcttgcaacatggtgtgggtgaGCGTTGAGGGCCCCagcttgcaacatggtgtgggtgaGCGTTGAGGGCCCCagcttgcaacatggtgtgggtgaGCGCTGAGGGCCCCagcttgcaacatggtgtgggtgaGCGTTGAGGGCCCCaacttgcaacatggtgtgggtgaGCGCTGAGGGCCCCagcttgcaacatggtgtgggtgaGCGCTGAGGGCCCCagcttgcaacatggtgtgggtgaGCACTGAGGGCCCCagcttgcaacatggtgtgggtgaGCGCTGAGGGCCCCagcttgcaacatggtgtgggtgaGTGCTGAGGGCCCCagcttgcaacatggtgtgggtgaGCGCTGATGGCCCCCagcttgcaacatggtgtgggtgaGCGCTGAGGGCCCCCagcttgcaacatggtgtgggtgaGCGCTGAGGGCCCCagcttgcaacatggtgtgggtgaGCACTGAGGGCCCCagcttgcaacatggtgtgggtgaGCGCTGAGGGCCCCaacttgcaacatggtgtgggtgaGCGCTGAGGGCCCCagcttgcaacatggtgtgggtgaGCGCTGAGGGCCCCagcttgcaacatggtgtgggtgaGCGCTGAGGGCCCCCagcttgcaacatggtgtgggtgaGCGCTGAGGGCCCCCagcttgcaacatggtgtgggtgaGCGCTGAGGGCCCagcttgcaacatggtgtgggtgaGCGCTGAGGGCCCTCagcttgcaacatggtgtgggtgaGCGCTGAGTGCCCCCagcttgcaacatggtgtgggtgaGCGCTGAGGGCCCCCagcttgcaacatggtgtgggtgaGCGCTGAGGGCCCTCagcttgcaacatggtgtgggtgaGCGCTGAGGGCCCTCagcttgcaacatggtgtgggtgaGCGCTGAGGGCCCTCagcttgcaacatggtgtgggtgaGCGCTGAGGGCCCTCagcttgcaacatggtgtgggtgaGCGCTGAGGGCCCCCatcttgcaacatggtgtgggtgaGCGCTGAGGGCCCCCagcttgcaacatggtgtgggtgaGCGCTGAGGGCCCCagcttgcaacatggtgtgggtgaGCGCTGAGGGCCCCagcttgcaacatggtgtgggtgaGCGCTGAGGGCCCCagcttgcaacatggtgtgggtgaGCGCTGAGGGCCCTagcttgcaacatggtgtgggtgaGCGCTGAGGGCCCCagcttgcaacatggtgtgggtgaGCGCTGAGGGCCCCAGGGCTGGGTGACCCGTCTGACGTGTTACTTGTAACCCGAGACAGACCTTTGGTTATCAGACCCGCTCAACCTCAACCGTTGAATCCGAATTTCTAGCGTTCACTCGACTATAAAGCACTTTCAACCGTTTAATCCGAATTTCTAGCGTTCGTTCAACTATAACTCACATTCAATAGTTTAATTACAAATATCTAGCGTTCTCGCGACCATAACGCACACTCAGCCGTTTAATCCGGATTTCTTGCGTGCACTTTACTGTAACGCACTCGTTGAAATGCCATACTTGGAAACAAAATATGCATTAGAGAGATTCAAGGTCATTATTATATCATGGCATCTGACATGCTTTTGGATGGAGTGGCTAGCATTGTTGACATGCGTAAGATGATGAGATGAGGGGCACGGTGCCCGGAGTGAGGTACCTGTAGAGTGCGGTACCCGTAGAGTGCGGTGCCCGCGGAGAGTGCGGTGCCCGTAGAGTGCGGTGCCCGTAGAGTGCGGTGCCCGCGTAGAGTGCGGTGCCTGTAGAGTGCGGTGCCTGTAGAGTGCGGTGCCTGTAGAGTGCGGTGCCCGTAGAGTGCGGTGCCCGCGGAGAGTGCGGTGCCCGTAGAGTGCGGTGCCCGTAGAGTGCGGTGCCCGCGGAGAGTGCGGTGCCCGCGGAGAGTGCGGTGCCCGGAACGTTGTGTTTCCATGAGAGCCAACAGCCGTGATCTGGCCACATCCAACCGTTGGAGAGGTTCTTAAAAATCAGTTTTATGAGTACTTTCCTTCACTGGTTACCATGGTATATACACATTCTTACACCAGTAAAAGACGAAGAATACGTATGATACTCATATGAACTGATCAGTCAGGCTTTGTAACTAAGAATCCCGCATGTATACACGCTGGTAAAAGAGCGAAGCTAAAGTGTTTTTGCAGAATGAAAAGCTGTCCGCGGAAAACCCCCCCCACAGTATATGGATTTTTACGTACCCTGCAATTAAGCCCCCGGGAGCTTCAGGGTCCGCTAGCACGTGCTAGTGTCCCCCCCCAGGAGGTACAAGATCACGTATACTGATCCCACCCACGATACGCTTAAGGTCCGCCGGCATTCATCTCAGCCAGGGTCATAGACTGTCTGCTCCGCCCCTTCTCTCACCTCGCATGTCGTACCCCTGGCGGCTGGCCAGTCAACGCTCACATCTCCAGCGTGCTCCGTCCCGCTAACAACATAAACCTAACAGTTCTCCTGCTTGTGCCTACCCAGGACACTGGAGAAAGGTTATATATAGTTTTTCTCCTTCTGTTTGTCACTTGCCGCTCTGGATTTTAAACGACTGACGATATTCCCGcaccccggtcggccgagcggacagcacgcttgacttgtgatcctgtggtcctgggttcgatcccgggcgccggagagaaaccttggacaaagtttctttcaccctatgcccctgttacctagcagtaaaataggtacctgggtgttagtcagctgtcacgggctgcttcctgggggtggaggcatggtcgaggaccgggccgcagggacactaaagccccgaaatcatctcaagataacctcaagataacaccccCCCATACCTCCGCGAAAGCTAACTACTGGATTATATAAGAGTGTTTAACTATTATTAGCGGTATTAACAGGACGGACACAGCAAAACGCAAGGAATCAGTGAATTATTAAACTAAATGTAGAGTACTATGATTCAGTTTGATATATATTACGTAGTGAAAAGTGCATATTACTCCAAAGCTTTATCTTAATAGCTCTACAAATACGTGTGTGTGTTTCACGCCACTGTGTTGCTTAATTTCGTAACTAAAACGGTGACATTTTTATCACTATAAATTAAAAATCGTATGGTGGTTGCTTGTGGGTGAGGCTGAAGgtgtttgtgtaatgtatgtggtgtgtgttgcaggcatCATGGCGAGGCCCAGGTCACTCATCACGGTAGCCTCGAGGCCCAGGTCACTCATCACGGTGGCCTCGAGGCCCAGGTCACTCATCACGGTAGCCTCGAGGCCCAGGTCACTCATCACGGTAGCCTCGAGGCCCAGGTCACTCATCACGGTAGCCTCGAGGCCCAGGTCACTCATCACGGTGGGCTGGACTCTTCTCTTGACCGCTGCCATCGCTTCAGGCCAGAGCGACAAGTTGGAAGGTAAGATATTGAGTCAGTGGTGTTAGTGGGGCTGTATGCGGACAGACAGCCAGCAACATGTTCCCTTCACATACAGACAGCCAGCAACATGTCTTCACCCAACATAACAGTTTTCAAAGTTGTACTTACAGTTCATACACGTTTCTAAGTGTTCTTTTGACGTTTTCGAGTGAAATACACTAAATGTGTAATTATGTTTCGCAAGCTTAACAGCTCATCGGGTTAGttttatatttagaaaaaaaaatgtgaacgGAGATTACTCGATTGAAGCTTATATTTCGGTTAAATATAGTCTTGTACTACTTAATCAAATCCAATTCCGTATTAATGGCTATATATtatgtatttataaatatatatttaaattatatatatttagttaTATCATATCATATGTACAATGTATGTACAGGTCAATCCACTACCGCCACCAGTCTTCTATAACACACCAATGCTGACTCTTAATCACAATATATTTCTGCCTCGTCCAGCGCTGTTGCTCATGTCATGAACTTAAAGGCGTCTTCCCATCCTGGGTCGACAAACTCCCCGTGTCTTCCTCAAGAGACTCTTCCAAACGCAGAGCTTAATACACTGCTTGCCGGGGGTGGAGCACTTTTTCTGCCGTTTATGTCCCTGgactgagcgaagcacttgtctcTGAGGACCGCGAGTTGAGCACTCGATGTTTATGTCCCTGgactgagcgaagcacttgtctcTGAGGACCGCGAGTCGAGCACTCGATGTTTATGTCCCTGgactgagcgaagcacttgtctcTGAGGACCGCGAGTCGAGCACTCGATGTTTAtgtccctggggccagattcacgaaagcacttacgcaagtacttacgaacgtgtccatctttcctcaatctttgacggctttggttacatttattaaacagtttacaagcatgaaaacttgccaatcaactgttgttattgttataaacagccttctggtgcttccgagctcattaactgtttaataataggaaacaaagccgccaaagattgagaaaagatgtacaggttcgtaagtgtttgtgtaagtgctttcgtgaatctggcgcctgGACTGACCGAAGCTCTTATGTCACTGCGGACCGCGGGCCGAGCACTGATTATGCCCAAATTTATCGGTGCGCTTGTTATATCGGTCGGCGACTCTGATTGGCTCTCGCCTGCAGTCACTAGTCGCGCGGTTCTGGGCCAAATCTACACGAACGGCCGTCGGCCTCGTTTACTTCTGCAACAGGTTTAACACATTAAACTTTTAAATTCCAATTTTAATCTTAACGTGTTGTGACGAATTAACACGTCCAGATACCTGTACGAAACGCGCAACACCGAGCAGCTTGTTGCGCGCAGTCTTCTCCTACTTAAAATACAACGGGAAGTAATACAGTAaaacacacacctgcaccctccctgtacacacacacctgcaccctccctgtacacacacagtggggagtcggtcggccgagcggacagcacactggacttgtgatcctgtggtcccgggttcgatcccgggcgccggcgagaaacaatgggcagagtttctttcaccctatgcccctgttacctagcagtaaaaataggtacctgggtgttagtcagctgtcacgggctgcttcctgggggtggaggcctggtcgaggaccgggccgcgggacactaaagccccgaaatcatctcaagataacacctgCACCCTCCCTGTACACACTCTTGCATCCtcccaagagctggagctcgaccctacaggcacaaataggtaagtacatacgcacacacacccgCATATCTTATCACTACACTCACCATCTCTGAAcaaaacatgcacacacacacacagtttcaatgcttatagtcgtaatggcttgactctTCATTACTATCCTTCTCCCTTCtcacacagtttcaaaagtagatacgATAGATCACAATAGCCTCAAGAACAtgcacaccagttgagaggcgggaccaaagagccgaagctctacAACCCCCGCTGGAACTAGTACGAACTCCGCACCAGAACATTGAAAGCTATTCAAATACGTTGTACTGGCCCCTTCCCAGGTCGCCAGCACTGGTGGAACCTCGCTCAGAACGACTTGGCGGCCGCCCTCAGCGTGCGAGACAACTGGAATGTGGCCAAGAACGTCGTCGTTTTCGTGGGCGACGGTCTGGGAGTGACCGCCAACACCGCCGCCAGGATCTTCAAGGGACAGAAGCAGGGCAGGAGCGGGGAGGAAGGGTACCTGGTGTGGGACAGGTTCCCCAACACGGCTCTCCTCAAGGTTGGTTTGGAGGCACTCCTGCGCTCACTAGTTTTGGTCAACTAATTTACGTCAATATATTGCCTGTGCTTGTTGTAAGCTAATTGCTGGTACTTTCTGGTAGATTACtggtgtttattttttttatgaacGCTATGGGTGTTAGTTACTCTACAAGGATGTACCTCTCTATCACCAGTGTATGTTCTGTCACAACCCAATGTgcttttttgtatataaataaataaatataaatatataatacacatTAATTGGTTCTACACTGTACTTTTTTAATAGCTTGCGCTTTTGATAAATTAATTGCTGATACTTTCTGGTAAATgatgcttttttgtaaattaattcTGTAAATTAATGGATCTTTTTTGGCAAATTGCTGCAATTATTGGTACACTAACTGCTTGTACGTTTTGGTAAATAACATGCTCCAATATAATGTTCAGGAAGATGAACAGTTTCTCTTCAAGCATCGTTTGCTCTTAGTATGCTCAAAGAAGACAGGGTAGGGATAACTGAATCATAATTATTCTAGCACAATAACCCTTAGTTTAGGTACGTAAATCTCGGCTCAACTCTCCAACAGGATATAAAATCAGAAGGTACACAATGCCCCATAAAGCCACAGATCATTCTTTTAGGACTCAGAGTGTCTCTCCTGTCCTTTAGCCATAAGACATAACAAACAATGCAAGTACCTCGTGGGACATTGCACCACGCAGGTCCCTTTAGACGTGAAAGTAGTGTTACGAGGGACGGAAGATGAAAGATGTAAAGAGGAatacaaacacacaaaaaaaaggtCGAATCTATAATCAAATAAGAGGAACAGATTAAGGATGAGAGCGTAACCCAACCTTCCCCCCCTGCCAGACGTACAACGTGGACAAGCAGGTGCCAGACAGCGCTGCCACAGCCACCGCCTTCCTGTGTGGCATCAAAGGTAACTACTACACCCTCGGGGTGGACCCCTCGGTGACCCAGGGCGACTGCGCCGCCAGCAAGAACCCCGCCTTCCATACATCTTCCATCCTCCAGTGGGCGCAAGAGGCGGGCAAAGACACAGGTCAGTATATATAACACGTCTTTGTCTCATCATGTAGAGAGATATAGCAACTCTTCCAATCAAATAAATTCTTGTCACAATGCATACGAGTGATAGGAGAAGCCGCTTAGTGTCTAAGGTGAACCGTGGCCTCAGGTATTGTGACGACGACAAGAGTGACGCACGCCACGCCCGCCGCCGCCTACGCCCACTCCGCCGACCGCGACTGGGAGTGCGACTCCAACCTCGGCAAGAAGGGCGCAGGCTGCAAGGACATCGGCGCCCAGCTGATAACGGAGGCCCCCGGCAGGAATATCAAGGTGGGTGGACCGCATGCCATGGACCGGTGGACTCGTATATATTGTTGAGGCCTGAGGTGGATTGCGCCGCCAGCAGTCTAAGGTCCACCTAAGGTCCTCTCGCTTAACCTCTGAGGTTGAGCGAGAGGATCCTGAAGTCAAGCTTCCGCAGGAAGGGCTCGCTATTACgccatggtccaggacggacccagaCGTCGTCACTTCCTATATTGCTAggagtgtgggttgggtgtctaataCAGTGGTGATACAATCGGCTAATAAATAGGATAAATGTATAAAGGGATAATTATATATTTGAATGAAATAGATAGCACAATGAAGATTGCGTGGAAGTGTTCTCTTACGCTGGGCGGCTCGTACGATGGCGGTGGATAAACTGTTTATTATATATGTGCAGGTGATCCTCGGAGGCGGACGGCAGGCGCTCGGGGCGAGTCACGGCGTTGACAACAACTCGTCGTGTTCGCGCCGCGACGGCCGTGACCTGACCAAGGAGTGGCTGAACGACAAGTTCACGCGCGGTCTCACGGCTCGCTACGTCACAACCTCCGGGGAGCTTGATAGAGTCGACCCTCGCCACACTGAATATCTCCTAGGTAAGTTTCCTTAGCCACTTGGACCGTGGTGgtcttgcaggtcagcgttcgatccccgataatACAAGTGGCTGAGCatcgttccttccttccttctaccctcctatcctgtcctcgtatcccctcCATGTGCTGTA includes the following:
- the LOC123754383 gene encoding alkaline phosphatase isoform X1, with the protein product MYVVCVAGIMARPRSLITVASRPRSLITVASRPRSLITVASRPRSLITVASRPRSLITVASRPRSLITVGWTLLLTAAIASGQSDKLEGRQHWWNLAQNDLAAALSVRDNWNVAKNVVVFVGDGLGVTANTAARIFKGQKQGRSGEEGYLVWDRFPNTALLKTYNVDKQVPDSAATATAFLCGIKGNYYTLGVDPSVTQGDCAASKNPAFHTSSILQWAQEAGKDTGIVTTTRVTHATPAAAYAHSADRDWECDSNLGKKGAGCKDIGAQLITEAPGRNIKVILGGGRQALGASHGVDNNSSCSRRDGRDLTKEWLNDKFTRGLTARYVTTSGELDRVDPRHTEYLLGLFDDSHLPYEIDRLVGASGSPSLKDMTVKALRFLRKNRNGFFLLVEGGRIDHALHDNQPHRALEDTLAMDSAVAAALKEIDLEETLLVVTADHSHVMTINGYPDRGNDILGISGDISKVDGLPYTTLMFTNGPGYNYTVNRNQVRRPDPRLINTKHPDYRFLAAVPTPPNEETHGGEDVAVWAVGPMAHLFHRTHEQNYVAHVMAYASCVGPSLNRCERPAHASFTRGPVPAAKPPPPRPRPAAVHVAAPAVTATAFRTSGGLPKFPTLSPVLQQLLNDNEQKIVTALGTESVKSFSATSDVRQLLGRNVVLPHGQ
- the LOC123754383 gene encoding alkaline phosphatase isoform X2, encoding MARPRSLITVASRPRSLITVASRPRSLITVASRPRSLITVASRPRSLITVASRPRSLITVGWTLLLTAAIASGQSDKLEGRQHWWNLAQNDLAAALSVRDNWNVAKNVVVFVGDGLGVTANTAARIFKGQKQGRSGEEGYLVWDRFPNTALLKTYNVDKQVPDSAATATAFLCGIKGNYYTLGVDPSVTQGDCAASKNPAFHTSSILQWAQEAGKDTGIVTTTRVTHATPAAAYAHSADRDWECDSNLGKKGAGCKDIGAQLITEAPGRNIKVILGGGRQALGASHGVDNNSSCSRRDGRDLTKEWLNDKFTRGLTARYVTTSGELDRVDPRHTEYLLGLFDDSHLPYEIDRLVGASGSPSLKDMTVKALRFLRKNRNGFFLLVEGGRIDHALHDNQPHRALEDTLAMDSAVAAALKEIDLEETLLVVTADHSHVMTINGYPDRGNDILGISGDISKVDGLPYTTLMFTNGPGYNYTVNRNQVRRPDPRLINTKHPDYRFLAAVPTPPNEETHGGEDVAVWAVGPMAHLFHRTHEQNYVAHVMAYASCVGPSLNRCERPAHASFTRGPVPAAKPPPPRPRPAAVHVAAPAVTATAFRTSGGLPKFPTLSPVLQQLLNDNEQKIVTALGTESVKSFSATSDVRQLLGRNVVLPHGQ